A genomic region of Glycine max cultivar Williams 82 chromosome 15, Glycine_max_v4.0, whole genome shotgun sequence contains the following coding sequences:
- the LOC100782865 gene encoding p34cdc2 protein kinase, with translation MEQYEKVEKIGEGTYGVVYKARDRVTNETIALKKIRLEQEDEGVPSTAIREISLLKEMQHRNIVRLQDVVHSEKRLYLVFEYLDLDLKKHMDSSPEFVKDPRQVKMFLYQILCGIAYCHSHRVLHRDLKPQNLLIDRRTNSLKLADFGLARAFGIPVRTFTHEVVTLWYRAPEILLGSRHYSTPVDVWSVGCIFAEMVNRRPLFPGDSEIDELFKIFRILGTPNEDTWPGVTSLPDFKSTFPKWPSKDLANVVPNLDAAGLNLLSSMLCLDPSKRITARSAVEHEYFKDIKFVP, from the exons ATGGAACAG tACGAGAAGGTGGAGAAGATAGGCGAGGGAACATACGGCGTCGTTTACAAGGCTCGCGACCGCGTCACCAATGAGACCATCGCTCTCAAGAAGATTCGCCTCGAGCAGGAGGACGAAGGCGTTCCCAGCACCGCCATTCGCGAGATTTCTCTCCTCAAAGAGATGCAGCATAGGAACATTGTTAG GTTGCAGGATGTAGTACACAGTGAGAAGCGATTGTATCTGGTTTTTGAGTATCTGGACTTGGATCTAAAGAAACATATGGATTCATCTCCAGAGTTTGTGAAAGATCCACggcaagtaaag ATGTTCCTTTATCAAATTCTCTGTGGCATTGCTTACTGTCATTCACATAGAGTTCTTCATCGAGACTTGAAACCACAGAATTTGTTGATAGATCGCCGTACTAATTCACTAAAGCTTGCAGATTTTGGATTGGCTAGGGCATTTGGCATTCCTGTCAGGACATTTACACATGAG GTGGTGACATTATGGTACAGAGCTCCAGAAATATTGCTTGGATCTCGTCATTATTCTACGCCAGTTGATGTTTGGTCAGTGGGATGTATATTTGCAGAGATGGTAAACCGACGACCTCTATTCCCTGGGGACTCTGAGATtgatgaattatttaaaatattcag AATCTTGGGTACCCCAAATGAAGACACATGGCCTGGTGTAACTTCATTGCCTGATTTTAAATCAACATTTCCCAAATGGCCATCCAAG GACTTGGCAAATGTGGTTCCAAATCTTGATGCAGCTGGTCTTAATCTTCTTTCT AGTATGCTTTGCTTGGATCCCAGCAAAAGAATCACCGCCAGGAGCGCTGTGGAGCATGAATACTTCAAAGACATTAAATTTGTTCCCTGA
- the LOC100805847 gene encoding uncharacterized protein, translating into MVVEALSLVQGCSISMKELQLSLIPVSPNLTQQSHPFLLVLVMAIVLFNGKDDGSDTGRERENRGRGGFDRGRGRGRGSEKGKGKVREKDVDEKVMDTDDFATGLYKGEDADGEKLARKIGPEIMNQLTEGFEEMTSRILPLALEDEFLDALDINYAIEFEPEYLVEFDNPDIDEKEPIPLRDALEKAKPFLMSYEGIQSQEEWEKIMEETMVNGASSIVEKDC; encoded by the exons ATGGTCGTGGAGGCTCTCTCCCTGGTTCAGGGCTGTTCAATATCAATGAAAGAGCTCCAGTTAAGCCTAATTCCAGTGAGTCCAAATCTGACACAACAGAGCCACCCATTCCTCTTGGTTCTGGTCATGGCCATAGTACTTTTTAATGGTAAGGATGATGGAAGTGATActggaagagaaagagaaaatagaGGGAGAGGTGGGTTTGATCGAGGCAGGGGCAGAGGAAGAGGTTCAGAGAAGGGGAAGGGGAAGGTCAGAGAGAAGGATGTGGATGAAAAGGTTATGGATACAGATGATTTTGCTACAGGGCTATATAAAGGAGAAGATGCAGATGGTGAAAAATTAGCCAGAAAGATTGGGCCTGAGATAATGAATCAGTTGACTGAAGGATTTGAGGAGATGACTAGTAGAATTTTACCATTGGCATTGGAGGATGAGTTTTTGGATGCACTAGACATCAATTATGCA ATTGAATTTGAGCCAGAATATTTGGTGGAGTTTGATAATCCAGATATTGATGAGAAGGAACCAATTCCACTACGGGATGCACTTGAGAAGGCAAAACCATTCTTGATGTCATATGAGGGGATTCAAAGTCAGGAAGAGTGGGAG AAAATAATGGAAGAGACAATGGTGAATGGTGCGAGTTCCATTGTTGAAAAAGATTGTTGA